One Solanum pennellii chromosome 9, SPENNV200 DNA segment encodes these proteins:
- the LOC107031102 gene encoding CLIP-associated protein-like encodes MEEALELARAKDTKERMAGVERLHELLEASRKSLSSSEVTSLVDVCIDLLKDNNFRVCQGALQSLDSAAVLSGEHFKLHFNALVPAVVERLGDAKQPVRDAARRLLLTLMQVSSPTIIVERAGSYAWMHRSFRVREEFARTVTSAIGLFASTELPLQRTILPPILQMLSDPNPGVRDAAVSCIEEMYSQAGPQFRDELQRHHLPTMMLKDINARLEKIEPKNPLADGVSRNYAATEVRSTGLNPKKSSPKAKNSTREVSLFGGDADITEKPVEPIKVYSEKELVREFEKIASTLVPEKDWSIRISAMQRIEALVIGGATDFPCFRGLLKQLVVPLSTQLSDRRSTIVKQACHLLNFLSKELLGDFEACAEMFIPVLFKLVVITVLVIAESADTCIKTMLRNCKVARALPRIADCAKNDRNAVLRARCCEYALLILEHWPDASEIHRSAELYEDLIKCCVGDAMSEVRSTARTLYRMFARTWPERSRRLFMSFDPVIQRIINEEDGGTHRRHASPSVRERSSHFSLGSQTSASSQISGYGTSAIVAMDRSSSLPSGTSLSTGLLLSQTKPVGTGTERSLESVLHASKQKVSAIESLLKGLDMSERSRSSSLDLGVDPPSSRDPPFPLAVPASNSLANALVDAPSGFSKGKNRNGGLGLSDIITQIQASKDSTKSSYRGSAVHESFSGLNSYSARRASEKLPDRGFVEDNAELREGRRLMNSHVHRQYIESPYKDANFRDSHYNHVPNFQRPLSRKNTAGRMSSSKRRSFDDSQLPLGEMSSYVEGPASLSDALSEGLSSSSDWNARVAAFSYVRSLLQQGPRGFPEIMQSFEKVMKLFFQHLDDPHHKVAQAALSTLADLIPACRKPFESYMERILPHVFSRLIDPKESVRQPCSTTLEIVSKTYGIDSLLPALLRSLDEQRSPKAKLAVIEFSIGSFNKHPSNSEGAGNSGILKLWLAKLTPLVYDKNTKLKEAAISCIISVYTHFDGTGVLNFILSLSVEEQNSLRRALKQYTPRIEVDLMNFLQNKKERQRSKYDPYDVTGTSSEEGYVGASKKNNLFGRYSAGSVDSDGARKWNSVPDPTYMASSVGHSLSDDTQDFYHGVETGANSDFTVSKAKDSKLLALTASGSDELWANSQKSNDDSLNMEHTSTTRLEVNGLVDSEHLAAADNESDLGLNHLKLSALKINLTPATEPSIPQILHSICNGNDGSPAANKHDALQQLVEAVTKDQSIWSKYFNQILTAVLEVLDDSASSIRELALSLIVEMLKNQRDAMEDSVEVVIEKLLNVTKDVSPKVSNEAEHCLTTVLSQYDSFRCLSVVVPLLVTEDEKTLVTCINCLTKLVGRFSQEELMSQLSSFLPALFDAFGNQSADVRKTVVFCLVDIYIMLGKAFLPYLEGLNSTQLRLVTIYANRISQARTGTPIDANRS; translated from the exons GTTTCTTCACCAACTATCATCGTTGAGAGGGCAGGGTCTTATGCTTGGATGCACAGAAGTTTCAGAGTTCGAGAAGAATTTGCTCGTACTGTTACATCAGCAATTGGTCTTTTTGCATCAACGGAGCTGCCCCTTCAACGAACTATTCTTCCTCCG ATTTTGCAAATGTTGAGTGATCCTAATCCTGGTGTTAGAGATGCAGCCGTATCATGTATTGAG GAGATGTATTCACAGGCTGGACCTCAGTTCCGTGATGAACTTCAGCGCCATCATCTTCCTACCATGATG CTAAAAGATATTAATGCCAGACTAGAGAAGATTGAGCCCAAAAATCCCTTAGCAGATGGAGTATCGAGAAACTATGCAGCTACAGAGGTGAGATCCACTGGCCTTAATCCCAAGAAAAGCAGCCCAAAGGCTAAAAACTCAACAAGAGAGGTGTCTCTTTTTGGAG GGGATGCTGATATTACGGAGAAACCTGTCGAGCCAATTAAAGTGTACTCGGAAAAGGAGTTGGTTAGGGAATTTGAGAAGATTGCCTCTACCCTTGTGCCAGAGAAGGACTGGTCTATCCGTATTTCTGCTATGCAGAGAATTGAAGCTCTTGTTATTGGAG GTGCAACTGATTTTCCTTGTTTCCGTGGACTTCTAAAGCAACTTGTTGTCCCTTTGAGTACACAGTTATCTGATCGAAGATCCACCATTGTCAAACAG GCTTGCCATCTGTTGAACTTCTTATCCAAAGAACTTTTGGGAGATTTTGAGGCATGTGCTGAGATGTTCATTCCT GTTCTTTTCAAGCTTGTTGTGATAACTGTTCTCGTGATTGCAGAGTCTGCTGATACATGCATAAAGACG ATGTTGCGCAACTGCAAAGTTGCTCGTGCACTTCCTCGAATTGCTGATTGTGCAAAGAACGATCGAAATGCAGTTCTTCGTGCAAG ATGCTGTGAGTATGCACTTTTAATCCTGGAACATTGGCCTGATGCATCTGAGATACACCGTTCAGCAGAACTCTATGAGGACCTTATAAAGTGTTGTGTAGGCGATGCAATGAGTGAG GTACGATCAACTGCAAGAACTTTGTACAGAATGTTTGCAAGAACTTGGCCAGAACGATCCAGGCGTTTGTTTATGTCCTTTGATCCTGTTATCCAAAGG ATCATAAATGAGGAAGATGGTGGAACTCACAGACGGCATGCTTCACCTTCTGTTCGAGAGAGGAGTTCACACTTTTCACTTGGTTCTCAAACATCCGCTTCTTCACAAATTTCTGGTTATGGAACATCTGCAATAGTTGCTATGGATAGAAGTTCCAGTTTACCTTCAGGCACATCCCTCTCAACTGGGTTACTCCTGTCACAAACTAAACCTGTGGGTACTGGCACAGAACGTAGCTTAGAAAGTGTACTTCATGCCAGCAAACAGAAAGTTTCTGCTATAGAAAGCTTGCTCAAAGGTCTGGATATGTCTGAGAGAAGTCGATCCTCTAGTTTGGATCTAG GAGTTGACCCTCCATCGTCCCGTGATCCACCATTTCCTCTTGCAGTTCCTGCGTCAAATAGTCTTGCTAATGCTTTGGTAGATGCACCATCTGGTTTCTCTAAAGGCAAGAATCGCAATGGCGGGTTGGGTTTGTCTGATATCATTACTCAGATCCAGGCCTCAAAGGATTCAACTAAATCATCCTATCGAGGCAGTGCGGTTCATGAATCTTTTTCAGGGCTTAATTCTTATTCGGCAAGAAGGGCTTCTGAAAAGCTACCAGATAGAGGTTTTGTTGAAGATAATGCAGAACTAAGGGAAGGCAGGCGATTAATGAACTCACACGTTCACAGACAATACATAGAGTCGCCATACAAAGATGCTAACTTTAGGGATTCTCACTATAATCATGTTCCAAATTTTCAACGTCCTTTATCAAGAAAGAACACAGCAGGAAGAATGTCGTCTAGCAAGAGAAGGAGCTTTGATGACAGTCAGCTCCCGCTAGGAGAAATGTCAAGTTATGTCGAGGGACCTGCCTCACTAAGTGACGCATTAAGTGAGGGTCTCAGTTCTAGTTCAGATTGGAATGCTAGGGTTGCTGCATTTAGTTATGTCAGGTCTTTGCTACAGCAGGGGCCTAGAGGTTTTCCAGAAATCATGCAGAGCTTTGAGAAGGTTATGAAATTGTTTTTCCAGCACCTTGATGATCCCCATCATAAAGTTGCACAGGCTGCTCTGTCAACCCTTGCAGATCTTATTCCAGCTTGCAGAAAACCTTTTGAAAGTTACATGGAGAGGATTTTGCCCCATGTTTTTTCACGGCTAATTGATCCCAAGGAATCAGTGAGGCAGCCTTGCTCAACTACATTAGAGATTGTAAGCAAAACATATGGTATCGACTCCCTTTTGCCAGCTTTGCTCCGTTCATTGGATGAACAACGTTCTCCCAAGGCCAAACTTGCTGTAATTGAGTTCTCAATTGGCTCTTTTAACAAGCATCCTTCAAATTCTGAAGGTGCTGGAAATAGTGGCATCCTCAAGTTATGGCTCGCTAAGTTGACACCATTGGTCTATGATAAAAATACCAAACTGAAAGAAGCGGCTATTTCATGCATTATATCAGTGTACACACACTTTGATGGAACAGGGgttttgaattttattcttAGCTTATCAGTTGAAGAACAAAATTCTTTGAGACGAGCTCTGAAACAGTATACCCCTCGTATAGAAGtggatttgatgaattttttgcaaaataaaaaagaaagacaaCGTTCCAAGTACGATCCATATGACGTTACTGGCACATCTTCTGAAGAGGGATATGTAGGAgcttcaaagaaaaataatttatttggaaGGTATTCTGCTGGTTCAGTTGATAGTGATGGTGCCAGAAAGTGGAATTCCGTTCCAGACCCGACCTATATGGCTAGTTCTGTAGGTCACTCATTGTCGGATGATACTCAAGACTTCTATCATGGTGTTGAAACTGGTGCCAATTCTGATTTTACTGTTTCAAAAGCAAAGGATTCAAAACTTTTGGCCCTTACCGCAAGTGGGAGTGATGAATTATGGGCTAATTCACAGAAAAGCAATGATGACAGCTTAAACATGGAGCACACTTCCACAACCCGTCTGGAGGTTAATGGGTTAGTTGACTCGGAGCATCTAGCTGCAGCTGATAATGAATCTGATTTGGGACTCAATCACCTGAAACTTTCTGCTCTGAAGATAAACTTAACTCCAGCAACTGAACCAAGCATTCCTCAGATTCTTCATTCA ATTTGTAATGGCAATGATGGAAGTCCTGCTGCCAACAAGCATGATGCACTTCAACAACTAGTTGAAGCTGTTACCAAAGATCAATCCATATGGAGCAAG TACTTCAATCAGATATTGACTGCTGTACTCGAGGTGCTAGATGATTCTGCGTCATCAATAAGAGAACTTGCCCTATCTCTGATAGTTGAAATGCTGAAGAATCAG AGAGATGCTATGGAGGATTCAGTCGAGGTTGTAATTGAGAAATTGCTCAACGTAACCAAGGACGTTTCTCCAAAA GTCTCAAATGAAGCTGAGCATTGTTTAACTACGGTGTTGTCTCAGTATGATTCATTTAGATGCTTAAGT GTTGTTGTTCCTTTGCTTGTCACGGAAGACGAGAAGACTCTTGTAACCTGTATTAACTGTTTGACAAAG CTTGTGGGGAGGTTCTCCCAGGAAGAATTGATGTCTCAGCTATCTTCATTCTTACCTGCCCTGTTTGATGCTTTTGGAAACCAGAGTGCAGATGTTCGCAAG ACTGTTGTGTTCTGTTTAGTTGACATATACATCATGCTGGGCAAAGCATTTTTGCCATACTTGGAAGGGCTAAACAGCACACAGTTGAGATTGGTGACTATTTATGCAAATAGAATATCACAGGCTAGAACAGGGACTCCCATAGATGCTAACCGCAGTTAG